A window of the Bdellovibrio sp. ZAP7 genome harbors these coding sequences:
- a CDS encoding serine protease codes for MRAFQGLLFSVLLVASQAALSSPSQLKINHDIVGGVQAERGEFPWIVSLQDKEGWAYCGGSLIDKKWVLTAAHCVKKVPDLVIVGLYQMTNETGAEVHAPGRIIVHPGKKYFSNDYDFALIELKEPSNITPVEMNSQEIQIPTDPKAPKIMSTVAGWGTLRSNGETPDILNKVDVPLSPAEPCNKVYSPFGYDVTDRMLCAGLEAGGKDSCQGDSGGPLVVKSEEKVLLAGIVSWGMGCGEPNYPGVYAKVNSVTEWIKQTMAGEEPAPKP; via the coding sequence ATGCGAGCGTTCCAGGGTCTTCTATTTTCCGTTCTATTGGTAGCAAGCCAAGCGGCTTTGTCTTCACCATCTCAACTAAAAATAAATCATGACATCGTTGGCGGCGTGCAAGCCGAGCGCGGTGAATTCCCGTGGATTGTTTCGCTTCAGGATAAAGAAGGTTGGGCCTACTGCGGTGGCAGTCTGATTGATAAAAAATGGGTGCTGACGGCTGCCCACTGTGTGAAGAAGGTGCCAGATTTAGTGATCGTGGGACTTTATCAAATGACCAACGAAACGGGTGCTGAAGTTCATGCTCCCGGTCGCATCATCGTTCATCCGGGCAAAAAATATTTCTCGAACGATTATGATTTCGCGTTGATTGAACTGAAAGAGCCTTCGAATATCACGCCGGTTGAAATGAACTCCCAGGAAATTCAAATTCCGACAGATCCTAAAGCACCTAAAATCATGTCGACGGTTGCCGGTTGGGGCACTTTACGATCAAACGGTGAAACGCCTGACATTTTAAATAAAGTCGATGTGCCATTGTCGCCAGCTGAACCGTGCAACAAGGTCTATTCACCCTTTGGATATGACGTAACGGATCGCATGCTGTGCGCGGGCCTGGAAGCGGGTGGGAAAGATTCTTGTCAGGGTGATAGTGGCGGACCGTTGGTGGTTAAATCAGAAGAGAAAGTTTTATTGGCAGGTATCGTAAGCTGGGGCATGGGTTGTGGCGAACCGAATTACCCGGGTGTATATGCAAAAGTAAACTCTGTGACCGAATGGATTAAGCAAACTATGGCAGGAGAGGAGCCTGCTCCTAAACCTTAG
- a CDS encoding DUF2802 domain-containing protein has product MVSFWFLTQLLVNVILLAGVVGVWVRMNRPAKDDPRLSKGLQLLQSKIAVLEDLSDRTETQVNQLTALLEQKVKDIQSKIQASEKQIAKIDQSMQKSMEVAKIFQDRIPHEEIVERQNTIKYVKAARLAHQGLSADEIAKQVDLSRGEIEFIAKVNKDQLMFCEDSLPEWANEEADETSASSSQDFSDVDNMSFLQPLQRPGSDISDVFEVPKTENDAMKKLGDAFKAACQEVEEEEAAAEKAPSIFDVTHNIAQNFLGEKPMAATPTAVVTEKKPAAANKPAAAKQAATGPNIRPVEFRRIDLVKDLE; this is encoded by the coding sequence ATGGTGAGCTTTTGGTTTTTAACTCAATTGTTGGTGAACGTTATTCTTTTGGCTGGAGTAGTTGGCGTATGGGTACGCATGAATCGCCCGGCTAAGGATGACCCCCGCTTGAGCAAAGGCCTCCAACTTCTGCAAAGTAAAATCGCCGTATTGGAAGATCTGTCGGATCGTACGGAGACTCAAGTAAATCAGCTAACAGCTTTGCTGGAGCAAAAAGTAAAAGACATCCAATCCAAAATTCAAGCCTCTGAAAAACAGATCGCGAAGATCGATCAAAGCATGCAAAAAAGCATGGAAGTGGCAAAGATCTTCCAAGACCGTATCCCGCATGAAGAAATCGTGGAACGCCAGAACACTATTAAATATGTCAAAGCCGCTCGTTTGGCTCACCAGGGTTTAAGCGCTGATGAGATCGCAAAACAAGTGGATCTTTCACGTGGCGAAATTGAATTCATCGCCAAAGTGAATAAAGACCAACTGATGTTCTGTGAAGACAGCCTTCCTGAATGGGCGAACGAAGAAGCCGATGAAACATCTGCATCTTCGTCACAAGATTTCAGTGACGTGGATAACATGAGTTTCTTGCAGCCCTTGCAAAGACCAGGCTCTGATATCAGCGACGTTTTCGAAGTTCCAAAAACTGAAAACGATGCGATGAAAAAACTGGGGGACGCTTTCAAAGCCGCTTGCCAAGAAGTCGAAGAGGAAGAAGCGGCCGCGGAAAAAGCTCCAAGCATCTTTGATGTCACACACAATATTGCACAAAATTTCCTGGGTGAAAAACCCATGGCTGCAACTCCCACTGCGGTTGTTACAGAGAAAAAACCAGCGGCTGCGAACAAGCCGGCTGCGGCTAAGCAAGCAGCGACAGGTCCCAATATCCGTCCTGTTGAATTCCGCCGCATCGATCTTGTGAAAGATCTGGAATAA